One genomic region from Salinicola endophyticus encodes:
- a CDS encoding TolC family protein, which translates to MSPPLLPLWRLALRHLPRLALGLALSGSVLAQPDSPALPPLPALVGLALDNDSGLRSRRLDSRAVAQEIAMARARLRPQVSANAAYRMSDADNIYTRNPDDYPDADYAQRVSGRTRDSSWGLRLSQPLFDLERWRQVDKAGTQVDAATLEVAVAERDLALRVIDSYLDAYQASRKVGLLIAQREALVLQQRQAQRAYELGVGDRINLLESQSRLDQAIADQTAAESDMANAVSDLERLSGATLDFAPALIEPPQTLPLDPEPRPLNALLALTDGNPQVELAARRQRVAQADTDLRHAARYPKVDLVLDYNDLDSDDPLRTSRDLSAGVEVDLPLYQGGYTTASIRQAEFSALAGAAALDDEQRLAQQEVRKRLRGMQADQRQLQALQRSTESASLFLAAAQRGAALGLRDLVDVLDARSSLYDLRIRYVESVCAYLRDRAHLDAAIGGLDSASITALFSVLGRLERHDRALPPLS; encoded by the coding sequence ATGTCGCCCCCGCTTCTCCCCCTCTGGCGTCTGGCCCTTCGACATCTGCCACGGCTGGCCCTGGGCCTTGCGCTGAGCGGCAGCGTGCTGGCGCAGCCCGACTCGCCAGCGCTGCCACCACTGCCGGCGCTGGTGGGTCTCGCCCTCGACAACGACAGCGGCCTGCGCAGCCGGCGCCTCGACAGCCGCGCGGTGGCGCAGGAGATTGCGATGGCGCGCGCGCGTCTGCGCCCGCAGGTCAGCGCCAATGCCGCCTACCGCATGAGCGATGCCGACAATATCTATACCCGTAACCCCGACGACTACCCCGATGCCGACTACGCCCAGCGGGTCTCCGGACGCACCCGCGACAGCAGCTGGGGCCTGCGCCTGAGCCAGCCGCTGTTCGACCTCGAGCGCTGGCGTCAGGTCGACAAGGCCGGTACCCAGGTGGATGCGGCAACGCTCGAGGTGGCGGTGGCCGAACGCGATCTCGCGCTACGGGTCATCGATAGTTATCTGGACGCCTATCAGGCCTCACGCAAGGTTGGCCTGCTGATCGCCCAGCGCGAGGCGCTGGTACTGCAGCAGCGCCAGGCCCAGCGCGCCTACGAGCTGGGCGTGGGCGATCGCATCAACCTGCTCGAATCGCAGTCGCGGCTGGATCAGGCGATCGCCGATCAGACCGCCGCCGAGAGCGACATGGCCAATGCGGTCAGCGATCTCGAACGTCTCAGCGGCGCCACGCTCGACTTTGCCCCAGCGCTGATCGAGCCGCCGCAGACCCTGCCCCTGGATCCCGAGCCCCGCCCGCTGAACGCTCTGCTGGCGCTGACCGATGGCAATCCCCAGGTCGAACTGGCCGCGCGCCGTCAGCGGGTCGCCCAGGCGGATACCGATCTGCGCCACGCAGCACGCTACCCCAAGGTCGACCTGGTGCTCGACTACAACGATCTCGATAGCGACGATCCGCTGCGCACCAGTCGCGACCTGAGCGCCGGGGTCGAGGTCGATCTGCCGCTCTATCAGGGGGGCTACACCACCGCCAGCATCCGCCAGGCCGAGTTCAGCGCCCTGGCCGGCGCCGCTGCGCTCGACGACGAACAGCGCCTGGCCCAGCAGGAGGTGCGCAAGCGCCTGCGCGGCATGCAGGCGGATCAGCGCCAGCTCCAGGCGCTGCAGCGCTCGACCGAATCGGCAAGCCTGTTCCTGGCCGCTGCCCAGCGCGGCGCGGCGCTCGGGCTGCGCGATCTGGTCGATGTTCTGGATGCGCGCTCGTCGCTCTACGATCTGCGCATTCGCTATGTCGAGTCGGTGTGTGCCTATCTGCGCGATCGCGCCCATCTCGATGCCGCCATCGGCGGACTCGACTCGGCATCGATCACCGCGCTCTTCAGCGTGCTCGGGCGTCTCGAGCGCCATGATCGAGCGCTACCGCCTCTCAGCTAG
- a CDS encoding LD-carboxypeptidase: MSLTLSLVAPASFTAPELLDQAAEALAELDIGVRFPPQLQARCRYLAGDVAHRLAVLQAAYADPDTDAVWAVRGGYGCAHLATEIDWSRLPPKPLIGYSDLSVLLSQCLRHGLPAIHGPVMKEGLKLVADEPAVRTASRRDLEALKGLLQGAAPPSVALTAITAASDHRSSGPLVGGNLAVLASVAGTPLAFRAPPGAIVILEDVGEPYYRLERDLWQLAQSGALDAASAVCLGTFEGCEPYADLRLETLFETWLTPRGIPLFSGLPIGHGRDNLPWRYGAPASIVDSRLHFSA, encoded by the coding sequence ATGTCGTTGACGCTGAGTCTGGTCGCTCCAGCCTCGTTCACCGCCCCCGAACTGCTAGATCAAGCCGCCGAGGCGCTGGCCGAGCTCGACATCGGCGTGCGTTTTCCGCCACAGCTGCAGGCGCGCTGCCGCTATCTCGCCGGGGACGTGGCCCACCGCCTGGCGGTACTGCAGGCCGCCTACGCCGACCCCGACACCGACGCGGTGTGGGCCGTGCGCGGCGGCTATGGCTGCGCCCATCTGGCCACCGAGATCGACTGGTCGCGCCTGCCGCCCAAACCGCTGATCGGCTACTCCGATCTCAGCGTGTTGCTGAGTCAGTGCCTGCGCCACGGCCTGCCGGCGATCCACGGCCCGGTGATGAAAGAGGGGCTCAAGCTAGTGGCCGACGAGCCGGCGGTACGCACCGCCAGCCGCCGCGACCTGGAGGCGCTCAAGGGCCTGCTGCAGGGCGCAGCGCCCCCCAGCGTGGCGCTGACCGCGATCACCGCGGCATCTGACCACCGCAGCAGTGGCCCGCTGGTGGGGGGGAATCTGGCGGTACTGGCGAGCGTAGCCGGCACGCCGCTAGCGTTTCGCGCACCGCCGGGGGCCATCGTCATCCTCGAGGATGTCGGCGAGCCCTACTATCGTCTCGAGCGCGACCTGTGGCAGTTGGCACAATCCGGCGCCCTCGACGCGGCGAGCGCGGTCTGCCTGGGCACCTTCGAAGGTTGCGAGCCCTACGCCGATCTGCGCCTCGAAACGCTGTTCGAGACCTGGCTCACGCCGCGCGGCATCCCCCTTTTCAGCGGCCTGCCCATCGGTCACGGCCGCGACAACCTGCCCTGGCGCTACGGCGCGCCGGCCAGCATCGTCGACTCACGCCTGCACTTCTCGGCCTGA
- a CDS encoding EAL domain-containing protein — MPIDDDALLGRNSGEALPATQEVDLGTATASNGPEGARGWPLDALTILDLVPWHWSLPDTFCRLLSSGVAHDAAPTQLNFRELLRPMTPAERQRLVHQWRRLICGLDDRFDLTLQPDRRHPELRWRIRGAVTLRTAEGYPLAATGMREVVAEDNVCDIGSRVRAHAFVASRDPMLVVGEQWQILEVNDAFLELGSRPLSDILGQPLNRYVSANALSSPPATAVSRERSHHHEGVFDAGSGDAIPVELTLSDFTLGDSHQVHYIAVLRDISARKRSERELEHLASIDTLTQLPNRATLQYALKRQLRQVSPIHALAVLFIDLDGFKHINDSLGHQAGDTLLRIMVKRLRATLRSRDLIARWGGDEFVVVIDVGGDRQLAPRITRRLLEVLAQPMVIGGHQISVTASIGIVHAPFDGKDSETLLKHADVAMYAAKDKGKNAFAIYHDQLKHHDLEKMSMLSLLRDAIAQETLDFLVQPKFDQHSRIVGAELLARWHTESHGQVPPSTFVPLAEHNGMASALGTLAIEHAARGAARLAASGQAIPVAVNISALHVMDEALPETLRSACRRHAIPTELIELEVTESVFLENTRAPEARIEELRRQGFRVAMDDFGAGYSSLGYLKRLPFDTIKIDRSFLSDLEADPRSRHLLEGIVGLCDLLGLDTIAEGVETQAQWQLLQALGIKQYQGFFLGRPMPMEALLERLGACADGTGRAPRGRLR, encoded by the coding sequence ATGCCCATCGACGACGACGCTCTCCTCGGCCGGAATTCCGGCGAGGCGCTGCCAGCCACGCAGGAGGTCGACCTCGGCACGGCCACGGCGTCGAACGGTCCCGAGGGGGCACGCGGGTGGCCGCTGGATGCGCTGACGATACTCGACCTGGTTCCCTGGCACTGGTCGCTCCCGGACACCTTCTGCCGGCTGCTCTCGTCGGGCGTGGCGCATGACGCGGCACCGACCCAGCTGAACTTCCGCGAGCTGCTGCGCCCAATGACACCCGCGGAGCGTCAGCGCCTGGTGCATCAATGGCGACGCCTGATCTGCGGCCTCGACGACCGCTTCGATCTCACCCTGCAGCCCGATCGTCGTCACCCCGAGCTGCGCTGGCGAATCCGCGGCGCAGTGACGCTGCGCACTGCGGAGGGCTATCCGCTGGCTGCCACCGGCATGCGTGAAGTGGTAGCCGAGGACAACGTCTGCGATATCGGCAGTCGCGTGCGCGCGCATGCGTTCGTTGCCTCCCGCGATCCGATGCTGGTGGTCGGCGAACAGTGGCAGATTCTCGAGGTCAACGACGCCTTTCTCGAACTTGGCAGCCGGCCGCTCAGCGACATCCTGGGTCAACCGCTCAACCGCTACGTCAGCGCCAACGCACTCTCCTCGCCGCCAGCCACGGCGGTCAGCCGCGAGCGCAGCCACCACCACGAGGGGGTGTTCGATGCCGGCAGCGGCGATGCCATCCCGGTCGAGCTGACGCTGAGTGACTTCACCCTCGGCGATAGCCACCAGGTGCACTATATTGCCGTGCTGCGCGACATCTCGGCACGCAAGCGCTCGGAGCGCGAGCTGGAGCACCTGGCGAGCATCGACACCCTGACCCAGTTGCCCAACCGCGCCACCCTGCAGTACGCACTGAAGCGTCAACTGCGCCAGGTCTCGCCGATCCACGCCCTGGCGGTGCTGTTCATCGACCTCGACGGCTTCAAGCACATCAATGACTCGCTCGGCCATCAGGCCGGCGACACCCTGCTACGGATCATGGTCAAGCGCCTGCGCGCCACCCTGCGCAGCCGCGATCTGATTGCGCGCTGGGGCGGTGACGAGTTCGTGGTGGTGATCGACGTAGGCGGCGACCGCCAGCTGGCCCCGCGGATCACCCGGCGTCTGCTGGAAGTCCTGGCCCAGCCGATGGTGATCGGCGGTCATCAGATCAGCGTCACCGCCAGCATCGGCATCGTCCACGCACCATTCGACGGCAAGGATAGCGAGACCCTGCTCAAGCACGCCGACGTCGCCATGTACGCGGCCAAGGACAAGGGCAAGAACGCCTTTGCGATCTACCACGACCAGCTCAAGCATCACGATCTGGAAAAGATGTCGATGCTCTCGCTGCTGCGCGACGCGATCGCCCAGGAGACGCTCGACTTCCTGGTCCAGCCCAAGTTCGATCAGCACAGCCGGATCGTCGGCGCCGAGCTGCTGGCCCGCTGGCACACCGAGAGCCACGGCCAGGTACCGCCCAGTACCTTCGTGCCCCTGGCCGAGCACAACGGCATGGCCAGCGCCCTCGGCACCCTGGCGATCGAGCACGCAGCGCGCGGCGCCGCACGGCTGGCGGCCAGCGGCCAGGCCATTCCGGTGGCGGTCAACATCTCGGCGCTGCACGTGATGGACGAGGCGCTGCCGGAGACCCTGCGCAGCGCTTGCCGCCGCCACGCCATCCCCACCGAACTGATCGAGCTGGAAGTGACCGAGTCGGTCTTTCTGGAGAATACCCGAGCCCCCGAGGCACGCATCGAGGAGCTGCGCAGACAAGGCTTTCGCGTGGCCATGGATGACTTCGGTGCCGGCTACTCGTCGCTGGGCTATCTCAAGCGTCTGCCGTTCGACACCATCAAGATCGACCGCAGTTTCCTCAGCGACCTGGAGGCGGACCCGCGTTCGCGCCACCTACTCGAGGGTATCGTGGGGCTATGCGACCTACTCGGCTTGGACACCATCGCCGAGGGGGTCGAGACGCAGGCCCAGTGGCAGTTGCTGCAGGCGCTGGGCATCAAGCAGTACCAAGGCTTCTTCCTGGGCCGACCGATGCCCATGGAGGCCCTGCTCGAACGCCTCGGCGCCTGCGCCGACGGCACTGGCCGCGCTCCCCGGGGCAGGCTAAGGTAG
- a CDS encoding YbhB/YbcL family Raf kinase inhibitor-like protein, with the protein MPFAPSSMHVESSAFAPNAPIPKRHSAEGEDLSPALSWRDAPAGTQGFAVICHDPDAPLVKDGSYGYVHWLLYNLPADVTSLAEDTREGTAGVNDGGAVGYGGPMPPEGHGVHQYYFWVLALDTLTELPEGLTQRELLDELEPHILGMSRLVGTYRRD; encoded by the coding sequence ATGCCTTTTGCACCGTCGAGCATGCACGTCGAAAGTAGTGCCTTCGCGCCGAATGCGCCCATCCCCAAGCGCCACTCGGCTGAAGGCGAGGATCTCTCTCCGGCTCTGAGCTGGCGGGATGCGCCGGCGGGCACCCAGGGATTCGCGGTGATTTGCCATGACCCGGATGCGCCGTTGGTCAAGGATGGCAGCTACGGCTACGTGCACTGGCTGCTCTACAACCTCCCGGCGGACGTGACGTCGCTGGCGGAAGACACCCGAGAGGGCACGGCCGGCGTCAACGATGGCGGTGCCGTTGGCTATGGCGGCCCCATGCCGCCCGAGGGCCACGGCGTGCACCAGTACTACTTCTGGGTGCTGGCGCTGGATACCCTGACCGAGCTGCCCGAGGGCCTGACGCAACGTGAACTGCTCGACGAGCTGGAGCCGCACATTCTGGGCATGAGCCGGCTGGTCGGAACCTATCGGCGTGACTGA
- a CDS encoding HlyD family type I secretion periplasmic adaptor subunit gives MSSATTPLSLGPGPGHGPRHGPGTSSGGAPTHDRTTCRAGLALLAIALGGFVLWATSADLAVAVVAPGTVTVEGATKKIQHFEGGIVKRILVSDGDHVKAGQTLIVLDDTQPLSKLAIAQSEYRIALASEIRLNAEQADRDTLEFPAGLLDDPSPRVRAVVDVQRRLFEVRRKSQADALAALDEKARQMNQQIAGLESLQRINRSRIASLSGEAGDYRTLFSEGLGDNQHLRELERQVLQYRGENAQHAAEVAQLRSQISENGLQQEIQRQEYHQKVGEELKTVQAQVTDAQERITALGDQVTRTTIAAPVSGTVVGSQIHTQGAVIRSGDTLMEIVPADEAFVVEARIPDRDIDNVHAGQPAEIRFSAFNQRLTQVVPGEVAHVSADTFEDEATRAHYYKARIRVTSAGQAQINASMQLLAGMPAEVMLQTGERTFASYLLKPFDDMLARALREE, from the coding sequence ATGAGTTCCGCCACCACACCCCTGTCACTCGGCCCTGGTCCTGGACATGGTCCTAGACATGGCCCCGGCACATCGTCGGGCGGCGCCCCGACCCATGACCGCACCACCTGCCGCGCCGGTCTCGCTCTGCTGGCGATCGCCCTGGGCGGTTTCGTGCTGTGGGCGACCAGCGCCGATCTGGCGGTCGCGGTGGTCGCCCCCGGCACCGTCACGGTCGAGGGCGCGACCAAGAAGATCCAGCACTTCGAGGGTGGCATCGTCAAACGCATCCTGGTCAGCGATGGCGACCACGTGAAGGCCGGCCAGACCCTGATCGTGCTCGACGACACCCAGCCGCTCTCCAAGCTGGCGATCGCGCAGTCCGAGTACCGTATCGCGCTGGCCAGCGAGATCCGTCTCAACGCCGAGCAGGCCGATCGTGACACGCTCGAGTTTCCCGCCGGCCTGCTGGATGACCCATCTCCCCGGGTACGGGCGGTGGTCGATGTCCAGCGTCGGCTGTTCGAAGTGCGCCGCAAATCCCAGGCCGACGCACTCGCGGCGCTCGACGAGAAAGCGCGCCAGATGAACCAGCAGATTGCCGGTCTGGAGTCGCTGCAGCGCATCAACCGCTCGCGCATCGCCTCGCTCAGCGGCGAAGCCGGCGACTACCGCACGCTGTTCAGCGAAGGGCTGGGAGACAACCAGCATCTGCGCGAGCTGGAGCGCCAGGTGCTGCAGTATCGCGGCGAGAATGCCCAGCACGCCGCCGAGGTGGCACAGCTGCGCTCGCAGATCAGCGAGAACGGCCTGCAGCAGGAGATTCAGCGTCAGGAGTACCACCAGAAGGTGGGCGAGGAGCTGAAGACGGTACAGGCACAGGTGACCGATGCCCAGGAACGCATCACCGCCCTCGGCGACCAGGTGACCCGGACCACCATCGCGGCCCCGGTCTCCGGCACCGTGGTCGGTTCGCAGATCCATACCCAGGGTGCGGTGATCCGCTCGGGGGATACTCTGATGGAGATCGTCCCCGCCGACGAGGCTTTCGTGGTCGAGGCGCGCATACCCGATCGCGACATCGACAACGTGCATGCCGGACAACCCGCCGAGATACGTTTCAGCGCCTTCAACCAGCGCCTGACCCAGGTGGTGCCCGGCGAGGTCGCCCATGTCTCCGCGGATACCTTCGAGGACGAGGCCACCCGGGCCCACTACTACAAGGCGCGCATTCGAGTCACCAGCGCTGGCCAGGCCCAGATCAACGCCTCGATGCAGCTACTTGCGGGCATGCCCGCGGAGGTGATGCTGCAGACCGGCGAACGGACCTTCGCCAGCTATCTGCTGAAGCCGTTCGACGACATGCTCGCCCGCGCGCTGCGAGAAGAGTGA
- a CDS encoding MAPEG family protein has translation MMTLPLWCLLITALLPFWLAFWGSAVRRRAPGGLDNHHPRQQYATLEGKGARLWAAQQNAWEALALFTAAVVAYGYAGGGGWLGSAACLVFVLARIAHGVCYALDLATLRSTVFIVAFLAALSLFALALL, from the coding sequence ATGATGACGCTACCGCTCTGGTGCCTGCTGATCACCGCCCTGCTCCCCTTCTGGCTGGCCTTCTGGGGCAGCGCCGTACGGCGGCGCGCCCCCGGCGGCCTCGACAATCATCATCCGCGCCAGCAGTACGCCACTCTGGAAGGCAAGGGCGCACGCCTGTGGGCCGCCCAGCAGAACGCCTGGGAGGCGCTGGCGCTGTTTACCGCGGCGGTGGTCGCCTATGGCTACGCCGGCGGTGGGGGCTGGCTGGGCAGCGCCGCCTGTCTCGTGTTCGTGCTCGCGCGGATTGCCCATGGCGTGTGCTACGCGCTGGACCTGGCAACGCTGCGCTCGACGGTGTTCATCGTCGCCTTTCTCGCGGCGCTGAGCCTGTTCGCCCTGGCGCTCCTGTGA
- a CDS encoding type I secretion system permease/ATPase produces MHQALIACRNSFLCVLFFSLFINLLMLVPSIYMLQVYDRVITTRSPETLTMLTLVVLYLFAIMGGLEVVRSRILVRVGNRFDRALSEPLYQAAFQRALASAGKPSAQAFSDLATLRQFIAGNALFAFFDAPWIPLYIGLLTLFHPWFGAFATAAGIILMGLAWINEKSTQRLLGEANRAHAQAQEMAASNLRNAEVIQAMGMLPNLHQRWQQCQQAYLLHQSHASDRAGVLSNLSKTLRVTFQSLVLGLGALLVIEGSLTGGMMIAGSILMGRALAPIDQMIGGWKGFIQARAAHARLDALLAKLPAESERMPLPAPTGDVALSAVSAAPPGAQAATLHEIAFHCVPGEHVAIVGPSAAGKSTLARVLLGVWPVQQGEVRLGGSDIAQWPRERLGPHLGYLPQDVELFDGSIGDNIARFGPLDPAEVLKAAHKAGVHDMILHQAQGYDTLIQGSGGVLSGGQRQRLGLARALYGSPCVVVLDEPDAHLDTLGERALIACLAQLKREGTTLFVVTHTPAILDHVDRVIQLEAGRIVRIDARTRPDTPTTSGGVQALRLRARGRVGDAVATTRPPQESSPS; encoded by the coding sequence ATGCATCAAGCGCTGATCGCTTGTCGCAACTCGTTTCTTTGCGTGCTGTTCTTCAGTTTGTTCATCAACCTGCTGATGCTGGTTCCCTCGATTTACATGCTGCAGGTCTATGATCGGGTCATCACCACACGCAGCCCCGAAACGCTGACCATGCTGACCCTGGTCGTGCTCTATCTGTTCGCGATCATGGGCGGCCTGGAGGTAGTGCGCTCACGCATTCTGGTGCGGGTCGGCAATCGCTTCGATCGTGCGCTGAGCGAGCCGCTCTATCAGGCCGCTTTCCAGCGCGCCTTGGCGAGCGCCGGAAAGCCCTCGGCACAGGCATTCAGCGATCTCGCCACGCTGCGTCAGTTCATCGCCGGCAATGCCCTGTTCGCCTTTTTCGATGCCCCGTGGATACCGCTCTATATCGGCCTGCTGACACTCTTCCACCCCTGGTTCGGCGCCTTTGCCACCGCCGCGGGGATCATCCTGATGGGCCTGGCGTGGATCAACGAGAAGAGCACCCAGAGACTGCTCGGCGAAGCCAACCGCGCCCATGCGCAGGCCCAGGAGATGGCGGCGAGCAATCTGCGCAATGCCGAAGTGATCCAGGCCATGGGCATGCTGCCCAACCTCCACCAGCGCTGGCAGCAGTGCCAGCAGGCCTATCTGCTGCACCAGTCACACGCCAGTGACCGCGCCGGGGTGTTGAGCAATCTCTCCAAGACCCTGCGGGTGACCTTCCAATCGCTGGTCCTGGGTCTGGGCGCGCTGCTGGTCATCGAAGGCAGCCTGACCGGGGGCATGATGATCGCCGGCTCGATTCTGATGGGGCGGGCGCTGGCGCCGATCGATCAGATGATCGGGGGCTGGAAGGGCTTCATTCAGGCGCGCGCCGCCCATGCCCGGCTCGACGCGCTGCTGGCCAAGCTGCCCGCCGAGAGCGAGCGCATGCCGCTGCCGGCACCGACCGGCGACGTGGCGCTGAGCGCGGTGAGCGCCGCCCCGCCGGGGGCGCAGGCGGCCACGCTGCACGAGATCGCCTTCCACTGCGTGCCGGGTGAGCACGTCGCCATCGTCGGCCCCAGCGCCGCCGGCAAGTCGACCCTGGCACGCGTGCTGCTGGGCGTCTGGCCGGTGCAGCAGGGCGAGGTGCGCCTGGGCGGCAGCGACATCGCCCAGTGGCCGCGGGAACGCCTTGGCCCCCACCTCGGCTATCTGCCGCAGGACGTCGAGCTGTTCGACGGCAGTATCGGCGACAACATCGCCCGCTTCGGCCCGCTCGATCCCGCCGAAGTGCTCAAGGCGGCGCACAAGGCAGGGGTCCACGACATGATCCTGCACCAGGCGCAGGGCTACGACACGCTCATCCAGGGTAGTGGCGGCGTGCTCTCCGGCGGCCAGCGTCAGCGTCTCGGGCTGGCGCGAGCGCTCTACGGCTCACCGTGTGTGGTGGTTCTCGACGAGCCCGATGCGCATCTCGACACCCTCGGCGAGCGCGCCCTGATCGCCTGCCTGGCACAGCTCAAGCGCGAGGGCACGACGCTGTTCGTGGTCACGCATACCCCGGCCATTCTCGATCACGTCGATCGCGTCATTCAGCTGGAAGCCGGACGCATCGTGCGCATCGATGCCCGCACCCGACCCGATACGCCTACCACCAGTGGCGGCGTACAGGCGTTGCGCCTGCGTGCCCGCGGCCGTGTCGGCGACGCCGTGGCCACGACGCGCCCCCCACAGGAGTCCTCGCCCTCATGA